The following nucleotide sequence is from Acetivibrio cellulolyticus CD2.
TTGTTGTGGAATCCAGTATTTTCGTCAGGGGGAGGCACAATATCATTTTCTGTTATTGCAATAACCTCTGCAACGCTGTCAACAATAAGCCCAACAGAAATATCCCCTATGTCTATAACTATAATGCATGTTCTATCATTATATTCTTTTGATTCCTTCTTGAACCGCAGCCTTACATCAAGCACTGGAATTATCTTGCCTCTAAGATTGATAATTCCTTTGATATAATCTGGCAGTTCAGGCACTTCGGTTATTTTCTGGATGTTA
It contains:
- a CDS encoding chemotaxis protein CheW; its protein translation is MSEVLDELQELEEDTQKGRFLTFIIGKEVYGIEIKYVTEIVNIQKITEVPELPDYIKGIINLRGKIIPVLDVRLRFKKESKEYNDRTCIIVIDIGDISVGLIVDSVAEVIAITENDIVPPPDENTGFHNKYIKGIGKVGDEVKLILDCSRLLSDEDCESLIKVS